From a single Ornithodoros turicata isolate Travis chromosome 8, ASM3712646v1, whole genome shotgun sequence genomic region:
- the LOC135366895 gene encoding ELL-associated factor 1-like → MHSSAADKLRIGNEVRELKLGKSFSSGGGLAFHSIRYDFKPASVDTSKSANVEVGEKNQITVTVPHIEGSGTAHTVFKGSQRPYQRECVLVVDNITGEITLERLSCNIQLKKTRAEGSSKIQPRPITPIDGGSSGSRKHSPVQKLSPPHSNGQPKLSWPSSNPHSPSSRNSGAVPRISPSHQRSPNNNNQSSPSMPSLVTPNSRTPSASRDSMPLLTTETMDSQEVPDIGVLSDSSESSNSSSKSSVSSDSSDSEHEEASRQPPPPSSRVTVNGMNGQQHSNHASASSMPRFSQLSEDLHLSESGSDSDD, encoded by the exons ATGCACAGCAGTGCAGCTGACAAGCTGAGGATAGGTAATGAAGTCAGAGAACTCAAGCTAGGAAAAAGTTTCTCGTCCGGTGGAGGCTTGGCATTCCATTCCATTAGAT ATGATTTCAAGCCCGCTTCAGTAGATACGTCAAAATCTGCAAACGTGGAAGTAGGTGAAAAAAACCAAATTACAGTGACAGTACCTCATATTGAG GGTTCAGGGACGGCACACACAGTGTTCAAGGGTTCACAGCGCCCCTACCAGCGGGAGTGTGTCCTGGTAGTTGACAATATTACCGGTGAGATTACACTAGAAAGGCTCAGCTGCAACATCCAGCTCAAGAAAACGAG GGCGGAGGGCAGCAGCAAAATTCAGCCGAGGCCAATCACGCCGATTGACGGAGGGAGCAGCGGATCACGTAAGCACTCTCCAGTGCAGAAGTTGTCTCCTCCGCACAGCAACGGTCAGCCAAAGCTTTCGTGGCCCTCCTCCAATCCCCACTCACCCAGCTCCAGGAATTCTGGGGCTGTCCCTCGCATCTCCCCAAGCCATCAACGTAgccccaacaacaacaatcagAGCAGCCCTTCTATGCCTTCCCTGGTGACACCCAACTCACGCACCCCGTCAGCCTCCAGGGACAGCATGCCACTCCTTACCACAGAGACCATGG ATTCTCAAGAAGTGCCAGATATTGGGGTTCTCTCAGACTCTAGTGAATCAAGCAATTCAAGTAGCAAGAGTTCGGTGAGCTCAGACTCGAGTGATTCTGAACACGAAGAAGCGTCCAGGCAGCCTCCACCTCCATCTTCTAGag TTACCGTGAACGGTATGAACGGCCAACAACACTCCAATCATGCTTCCGCCTCAAGTATGCCCAGGTTTAGCCAGTTAA GTGAAGACCTGCACTTAAGTGAATCTGGCAGTGATAGTGACGACTGA